The following are encoded in a window of Halosolutus halophilus genomic DNA:
- a CDS encoding DUF7289 family protein, with product MESRLGSKYINSITSNRGQAALLGIVLLIGMVAVTSVGIFLVGGEAITNTEQQTENERIEQSFVEMGHTMATASADSDGMRSMQFEAGDSGAVTKSDAGWIRIEGDDVDINRSIGAVEYEGDDGTVVAYQAGGVWSERGNQTRMLSAPNVNYDPEAETLWFPITTLSGEGTLDSGEIAVRQNSTDPMDGVRFVENDSVTMTIQSEYYRGWEQFFREEAGGVSVQEVDHENRTVKVMLGYADFDDAFQEGVMINGGEGDFDDKQGVIGDEYETGTPMPPMDDVIDEMIEDAQSGDVDENLTGDQTATLEDGTYYVDEVNGDVDYNVDLSDGNTTLIVGGDWKHEGEINVTDRAGDNVLRIYVGGDIAEFDGEVCVKGCNGNAEVIQFYGPSTMAVSFGPNNSGHFEGILYVASDEKKDWWDGLTIQDGGTCAPDQNRDKEDYQVHMQAGGGTNFSGSIVAYSVCALSNASTFNYAEALADADVDPYPEGYERPPQITYLNVAVHELDVKNE from the coding sequence ATGGAGTCTCGACTCGGGAGCAAATATATAAACTCTATTACATCTAACCGAGGCCAGGCGGCGCTACTGGGAATCGTGTTGCTTATCGGGATGGTCGCAGTCACCAGCGTCGGAATCTTCCTCGTCGGTGGTGAGGCCATCACTAATACGGAACAGCAAACGGAGAACGAACGCATCGAACAGTCGTTCGTCGAGATGGGACACACGATGGCGACGGCGTCGGCGGACAGTGATGGGATGCGGTCCATGCAGTTCGAGGCCGGTGACTCGGGTGCGGTCACGAAATCCGACGCCGGCTGGATCAGGATCGAAGGCGATGACGTGGATATCAACAGGTCGATCGGTGCCGTCGAGTACGAGGGAGACGACGGCACGGTCGTCGCGTACCAGGCGGGCGGGGTCTGGAGCGAACGGGGGAACCAGACCAGGATGCTCTCTGCTCCAAACGTCAACTACGATCCGGAAGCCGAAACCCTCTGGTTCCCGATCACGACGTTGAGTGGCGAGGGAACCCTCGACTCCGGCGAGATCGCCGTCCGGCAGAACTCGACGGATCCGATGGACGGCGTGCGGTTCGTGGAGAACGATTCGGTCACGATGACGATCCAGAGCGAGTACTACCGCGGCTGGGAACAGTTCTTCCGGGAGGAGGCTGGCGGCGTGTCGGTCCAAGAAGTCGATCACGAGAATCGAACGGTGAAAGTGATGCTCGGATACGCGGATTTCGACGATGCGTTCCAAGAAGGCGTGATGATTAACGGTGGAGAAGGGGATTTTGACGATAAACAAGGCGTTATCGGTGACGAATACGAGACCGGGACCCCAATGCCGCCGATGGACGATGTCATTGACGAGATGATTGAGGACGCACAGTCCGGTGACGTCGACGAGAACCTCACTGGTGACCAGACTGCCACTCTTGAAGATGGAACGTACTACGTCGATGAGGTCAACGGAGATGTTGATTACAACGTCGATCTCTCGGACGGTAATACGACGCTCATAGTGGGAGGCGACTGGAAACATGAAGGGGAAATAAACGTCACGGACCGTGCTGGAGACAACGTTCTCCGGATCTATGTCGGTGGTGACATCGCCGAATTTGACGGCGAAGTCTGTGTTAAAGGGTGTAATGGAAATGCAGAGGTGATCCAGTTCTACGGTCCGTCAACAATGGCTGTAAGTTTTGGTCCCAATAACAGTGGACATTTCGAGGGGATTCTCTATGTCGCATCAGACGAAAAGAAAGACTGGTGGGATGGACTAACGATTCAAGACGGAGGAACCTGCGCACCAGACCAGAATCGTGATAAGGAGGATTACCAGGTTCACATGCAGGCAGGAGGAGGCACGAATTTCAGTGGTTCAATAGTTGCGTACTCGGTCTGTGCACTATCGAATGCGTCGACCTTCAATTATGCCGAGGCCCTTGCAGATGCGGACGTCGATCCTTACCCCGAGGGATACGAACGGCCGCCTCAGATCACGTACCTGAACGTCGCAGTTCACGAACTCGACGTGAAAAACGAGTAA
- a CDS encoding vWA domain-containing protein, which produces MVSVGVAVVALTGMVALDTVESQASAAQSEQVMQQFDHDLRTAMMDSDSSGSVYLDEDGKYEVSSNGTISISVSNGYSEPKELDDITMGTLRYEDSAGNKFGHQAGGIWREVDGGTTLVSKPDVRYYTETNAAGEEVGRIDLSVTNHQGTAGGGEHAVTSQPVDESANVDDVIDEVGFVDEIELTVTNTPYHDAWYDFLQEEFEAVDCEENPAPDENEVCHDPANESVTVVATIDNANPFAEHVGIDPVVYGGLHTEGIGGQFGNSTSVTAYDNHDASANVTDDLFVVDDRLTLDAGADIDAVPVVNGELTKDDGSNPSVSQIAYAADLDRADPPAGYGYINTSGDGETAVYWLDEDEEEILVANVSEPFESIDDIDDELETAVDDLEYLESNGDAQDVESNNSIGAGLYYGDELNDDLNSIETGDGDAHIGIDGDVTLSDLEVKDENSAYIYTEDDVTIDGDITIKDDDRANALWVYAGSGATVRVEDDFDGVIYAPGSNLVIEDGVEITGAVIGGETTLGDHVDVNFDRSLRTAVPIPEENREIELVEEGDREPLDVTFVLDRSGSMSTNDPHGERIDATRDFIGYLDESNNDRAGVYEFNTDGYVEHELGSDLESVNDSVEATAGGGTDISRGMKTALDDYEDEPSEDQNRTMILLSDGKNNPPWSRYALWTNPEYDNAREATMAQVDRAQDMNVTVHTIGLGFNDLDEELLEDIANETGGKNVNVDNADELDSVFKAIADDVTADSDVSFDVGSAPDSSSGSSDYVIDIDEQNVVIED; this is translated from the coding sequence ATGGTCTCCGTGGGAGTTGCTGTGGTAGCACTGACAGGTATGGTTGCGCTCGACACGGTCGAATCGCAAGCGTCGGCAGCGCAAAGCGAGCAGGTCATGCAGCAGTTCGACCACGACCTGCGGACGGCGATGATGGATAGCGATTCGAGCGGATCCGTGTATCTCGACGAGGACGGTAAATACGAGGTGTCCAGTAATGGCACGATCTCGATCAGCGTCTCCAACGGATACAGTGAACCGAAAGAACTGGACGACATCACGATGGGAACGCTCCGGTACGAGGACAGTGCAGGCAACAAATTCGGCCACCAGGCCGGTGGCATCTGGCGTGAGGTAGACGGAGGAACGACGCTCGTCTCGAAGCCGGACGTTCGGTACTATACCGAAACGAACGCCGCGGGCGAAGAGGTCGGCCGAATCGATCTCTCGGTAACGAATCACCAGGGCACTGCCGGGGGCGGCGAACACGCCGTCACCAGTCAACCGGTGGACGAGTCGGCGAACGTCGACGACGTGATCGACGAGGTCGGGTTCGTCGACGAGATCGAACTGACGGTTACGAACACGCCGTATCACGACGCCTGGTACGACTTCCTACAGGAGGAGTTCGAGGCGGTCGATTGCGAGGAGAACCCCGCTCCGGACGAGAACGAGGTCTGTCACGATCCGGCGAACGAGTCGGTCACCGTCGTCGCGACGATCGACAACGCCAATCCGTTCGCGGAGCACGTCGGGATCGATCCGGTGGTTTACGGCGGCCTCCACACGGAAGGCATCGGGGGACAGTTCGGTAACAGTACGAGCGTGACGGCCTACGATAATCACGACGCGAGTGCGAACGTCACCGACGATCTGTTCGTCGTCGACGACCGACTCACGCTGGACGCCGGGGCCGATATCGACGCGGTCCCCGTCGTCAACGGAGAACTAACCAAGGACGACGGTTCGAATCCGTCCGTCTCACAGATCGCGTACGCTGCGGACCTCGATCGGGCCGATCCCCCGGCGGGATACGGATACATCAATACGTCCGGAGACGGCGAGACGGCCGTGTACTGGCTTGACGAGGACGAAGAAGAGATATTAGTAGCGAACGTGTCGGAACCGTTCGAGTCGATCGACGACATCGACGACGAACTCGAGACGGCCGTCGACGACCTGGAGTACCTCGAGAGCAACGGCGACGCTCAAGATGTCGAGTCTAACAACAGCATCGGCGCCGGATTATACTACGGGGACGAACTGAACGACGATCTCAACTCGATCGAGACCGGCGACGGCGACGCTCACATCGGCATCGACGGGGACGTGACGCTGTCGGATCTCGAGGTCAAGGACGAGAATTCCGCGTACATTTACACCGAGGACGACGTCACGATCGACGGCGACATCACCATCAAGGACGATGACCGGGCCAACGCACTCTGGGTCTACGCGGGAAGCGGTGCGACGGTCAGAGTCGAAGACGACTTCGACGGCGTGATCTACGCCCCCGGGAGTAATCTCGTGATCGAAGACGGCGTCGAGATCACCGGTGCGGTCATCGGCGGCGAAACGACCCTCGGCGACCACGTCGACGTCAACTTCGATCGATCGCTGCGAACGGCGGTGCCGATCCCCGAGGAGAACAGGGAGATCGAACTCGTCGAGGAAGGCGACCGAGAGCCGCTGGACGTGACGTTCGTGCTGGATCGATCGGGATCGATGTCGACGAACGATCCACACGGAGAACGTATCGACGCGACTCGGGACTTTATCGGATATCTCGACGAGTCAAATAACGATCGGGCTGGTGTCTACGAATTCAATACGGACGGATACGTAGAACACGAACTGGGTTCCGATCTCGAATCAGTTAACGACAGTGTCGAAGCCACTGCTGGCGGCGGTACCGATATCTCCCGAGGAATGAAAACTGCGCTAGACGATTACGAAGACGAGCCATCGGAGGATCAAAATCGGACGATGATCCTGCTAAGCGACGGTAAAAACAACCCACCCTGGAGCCGGTATGCGTTGTGGACCAACCCCGAATATGATAATGCCCGTGAAGCGACAATGGCTCAAGTAGACCGGGCACAGGACATGAACGTCACCGTTCATACCATCGGTCTAGGTTTCAATGACCTCGACGAGGAGTTGCTTGAAGACATCGCGAACGAAACTGGTGGGAAAAATGTGAACGTCGACAACGCGGACGAACTCGACAGTGTCTTCAAAGCCATCGCAGACGACGTGACTGCCGACTCGGACGTTAGCTTCGACGTCGGATCGGCACCCGACTCGTCGAGCGGTTCGAGCGACTACGTGATCGACATCGACGAACAGAACGTCGTGATCGAGGACTGA